A window from Carassius gibelio isolate Cgi1373 ecotype wild population from Czech Republic chromosome B3, carGib1.2-hapl.c, whole genome shotgun sequence encodes these proteins:
- the LOC127953875 gene encoding delphilin isoform X1 produces MMRRFLKSQKSRFSLRQSRSGSRSASKDFYPNPNVLRDFPLNIELGLPANNQGWPEDFGFKLGGDGPSYILSVVEGSSAYMAGLQPGDQVLEIDGQDVSSLSTKALIALAQTLKTVPPSIGVVSRIEQMDIAPGPDGRFGFTIVGDSPLLVEDCMLNSPAGRSGLRAGDYVMEVNGIPVKQHETAAAMIKASQGRTLRLGVLRINRWQKRTSSSMKETYQSRDMVRQDRKHKALEFNKKVEEILGEEPEVKERLFDLLKQYANERDVEGLASTLPEILLTEEHQQLIDSIRIFIPKKHRQRFDEMVSQSLMSRLRGRSFSEHRNNRLRRSRSEDHPERLLSVSTRASSVPRTTNEEVVMPPARGVRKTTSLIAGHSSSFSTRRTVRVYKGNQSFGFTLRGHAPVWIDSVIPGSPAEKAGLKPGDRILFLNGLDMRSCSHEKVVSMLQGSGAMPSLVVEDSLPAFTMIEPEQVEVSPRSRAPVLSSLQWVAEILPPSIRVQGRTFSQQLEHLLTLQERYTICKALEAFFQHRNVDTLIVDVFPVLDTPAKQVIWQFVYQLLTYEEQEHCRNKISRFLGYKVTSDPEPPAHEPHRRSSSMKVTGTTYRSSVRGRSSDDLVIGTHLGMGICTEPVEVAPMRLTPGERQSGDGTSLPETPNNLTNLSAVYAELENVYAGKRSKSLKSRPPPAPETLVNLDVFQHASSKSVRTYSSSPSVRATSGSRKSASAQPVPPPPPPPPQPDSWMQEPPLSPQFPCYPPGLTSQTSAESNPYINLDSPPLSPPSPPDYPPSPPIRKKRYTFSRPPRTPDTDLFMEALSEQLGQQLSVDDFLSPENDYEEDIVQLTFQNEEEEVEVEEEEEEEEEEEGPYLPPELSSPSEVHSSSEDASSLTYSSSSEHIPPPPMTPPPPPPVQFNDPPTPARFTPDHAPRQLTFRRHPGPPPPPPPRANPPPKRQSIHKVLPTRDELMTQHQVLQEHHSLPVQPTASHPHQSQQQMHQSLPPMPSPEINQSPIPSHAIYEMHHQVHPAHQAHQHQQVQQDHQMHPINQNKPIHQSQSIKVHQRHHSHQNIQTQLSSSMDRLDRIERKECSDRHIYGMQPQPLHPDQQVHHAYQMHQSHQAHLSSSMDRLDRLEQIQHLERMERMERIERLERVDRQMHQAHMAQAVSQAVQPSQQQYHHQMHQAPLPSRHIHQIEHIHQVQPTQSAPQYHQIHQPHKPHQTQQILSTFQPHTSQQQQQQLQHMQQQQQLQQQQQLKQQQHLQQQQQLQQQQHLQQQQQLQQQQHLQQQQQLQQQQNQQQIQQQQQHRSTPQIPPITQARHSPQPMYHEHHHHHHSHQEDQSQTQPPSTPQPQTPHPTYESTVEPPPPPPLPPPCMPPPLPKASPQKTDSSHMSVKRLRWEQVENSEGTIWGQLEEDSDYEKLSDMVKYLDLELHFGTQKSPVSLPEPSPQVETFKKKDVVEILSHKKAYNASILIAHLKLSPSELRQVLMTMSSERLDSSHIKQLLLYAPDDDEVRKYEQYRDDPSKLSEPDQFVLQMLSVPEYKTRLKSLHFKTALQEKTEEMRGAYDCVFKASLELKNSKKLAKILEFVLAMGNYLNNGQPKTNKTTGFKINFLTELSTTKTVDGKSTFLHILVKSLCQHFPEVLDFRKELEMVPQAAKVNQRNITSDFNDLHATIQDIRLACQKMPATAEDRFAIVMSGFLENSHPAVQSLESLQQRAMEEFCKVASFFGEDGKATTTESFFGIFAEFMAKFERALSDIQTTENPPRSPRSPRTTSPVAW; encoded by the exons ATGATGAGAAGATTTCTGAAGAGCCAGAAGAGCCGTTTCTCCCTGCGCCAGAGCCGATCGGGATCCCGCAGTGCCTCCAAAGATTTCT ACCCGAACCCTAACGTGCTGAGAGATTTCCCACTGAATATTG AACTGGGTCTTCCAGCAAATAACCAGGGCTGGCCAGAGGACTTTGGCTTTAAGCTGGGTGGAGATGGTCCCAGTTACATCCTCTCTGTGGTGGAGGGCAGCAGCGCTTACATGGCCGGACTGCAGCCAGGTGACCAGGTTCTGGAGATCGACGGGCAGGACGTCTCGTCCCTCAGCACTAAAGCCCTCATCGCTCTGGCTCAGACCCTCAAGACTGTGCCGCCCAGCATTGGCGTTGTGTCTAGAATTGAACAG ATGGACATTGCCCCGGGGCCTGATGGGCGTTTTGGCTTTACTATAGTGGGAGACAGTCCTCTGCTGGTGGAGGACTGCATGCTGAACTCTCCAGCCGGCCGGAGTGGACTGCGAGCTGGTGACTATGTGATGGAGGTGAATGGGATCCCAGTGAAACAGCACGAGACGGCGGCGGCCATGATCAAGGCCTCTCAGGGACGTACGCTGCGTCTGGGTGTGCTGCGGATCAACCGCTGGCAAAAACGCACCAGCAGCAGCATGAAAGAGACGTATCAGAGCAGAGACATGGTGAGGCAGGACCGCAAACATAAAGCTCTGGAGTTCAACAAGAAG GTTGAGGAGATTTTAGGGGAGGAGCCTGAGGTGAAAGAGAGGCTGTTTGATTTGCTGAAACAGTATGCAAATGAGAGGGATGTCGAAGGTCTGGCATCTACACTTCCAGAAATACTGCTCACCGAGGAACATCAGCAACTGATTGACAGCATCAG GATCTTCATCCCTAAGAAGCACAGGCAACGTTTTGATGAGATGGTCTCCCAGAGTTTGATGAGTCGCTTGAGGGGCCGAAGTTTCAGCGAGCACAGGAATAATCGGCTACGGCGCAGCCGGAGTGAAGACCACCCCGAACGGCTGCTGTCTGTGTCCACTCGAGCCAGCTCTGTGCCCCGGACCACCAATGAGGAAGTGGTCATGCCTCCTGCCCGTGGTGTCCGTAAGACCACCTCGCTCATCGCAGGCCATTCCAGCTCCTTCTCTACCCGCAG GACAGTACGGGTGTACAAAGGGAACCAGAGTTTCGGGTTTACTCTGCGTGGCCATGCTCCAGTCTGGATCGATTCTGTAATACCAG GCAGCCCTGCTGAGAAGGCGGGTCTCAAACCTGGAGATCGCATCCTGTTTCTCAATGGGTTGGACATGAG GAGCTGTTCACATGAAAAGGTGGTGTCCATGCTGCAGGGGAGTGGGGCAATGCCCAGCCTGGTGGTTGAAGACAGCCTACCGGCCTTCACCATGATCGAACCTGAACAAGTGGAGGTTTCTCCACGCTCCCGTGCTCCTGTGCTTAGCTCCCTTCAGTGGGTCGCTGAGATCTTGCCTCCCAGTATCCGTGTACAGGGTCGCACCTTCAGCCAGCAGCTTGAGCACCTTCTAACACTCCAAGAGAGATACACCATCTGCAAGGCCCTGGAGGCCTTCTTCCAGCACAG AAATGTAGACACTTTGATTGTGGACGTCTTCCCTGTGTTGGATACCCCAGCAAAACAGGTGATTTGGCAGTTTGTTTACCAGCTGCTGACCTATGAGGAGCAGGAACACTGCCGAAACAAGATCTCACGATTCCTTGGCTATAAAGTTACAT CAGATCCTGAACCTCCAGCCCATGAGCCTCATAGGCGCAGCAGCTCCATGAAGGTGACAGGAACCACCTACAGGAGCAGTGTGAGGGGACGCAGCTCAGATGATCTGGTTATCGGCACTCACTTGGGAATGG GGATTTGCACTGAGCCAGTGGAGGTGGCACCTATGAGACTGACTCCTGGAGAGAGACAATCAGGGGATGGAACATCCCTACCAGAGACACCCAACAATCTGACTAAT CTGTCAGCTGTGTATGCTGAGCTGGAGAATGTCTATGCCGGGAAGAGATCCAAATCCCTGAAGAGTCGACCTCCTCCAGCTCCTGAAACTCTGGTTAACTTAGACGTCTTCCAGCATGCTTCCTCAAAGTCTGTCAGGACATACTCTTCCTCTCCATCTGTTCGGGCCACTTCAG GTAGCCGCAAATCTGCATCAGCACAGCCTGTACCTCcgcctccaccacctcctccacaGCCTGACTCTTGGATGCAGGAGCCTCCACTGAGTCCCCAGTTCCCCTGCTACCCTCCAGGTCTTACCTCTCAAACCAGTGCTGAGTCCAACCCATACATCAATTTAGACAGCCCACCTCTCTCTCCACCCTCTCCTCCGGACTACCCACCTAGTCCACCCATTCGGAAGAAGCGCTACACCTTCTCACGTCCACCTCGGACCCCTGACACAGATTTATTCATGGAGGCTCTTAGCGAGCAGTTGGGACAGCAGTTATCTGTGGATGACTTTCTGTCACCAGAGAATGACTATGAAGAG GATATTGTCCAGCTGACATTCcagaatgaggaagaggaggtagaggtagaagaggaagaggaggaggaggaggaagaagagggtCCATACTTGCCTCCTGAGCTAAGCAGTCCAAGTGAAGTACACAGTAGCAGTGAGGATGCCAGCTCTCTTACCTACTCCTCAAGCTCAGAGCACATTCCTCCACCCCCTATgactccccctccccctcccccagtCCAATTTAATGACCCCCCTACCCCTGCTCGATTCACCCCTGACCATGCACCCCGACAGCTGACCTTCCGTCGCCACCCTGGACCTCCCCCGCCGCCTCCACCAAGAGCTAACCCACCTCCAAAAAGACAATCCATTCACAAGGTGTTGCCCACACGTGATGAGCTGATGACGCAGCACCAAGTCCTTCAGGAGCACCACTCCCTTCCAGTTCAACCAACAGCCAGCCACCCTCACCAATCTCAGCAGCAAATGCATCAGTCTCTGCCCCCTATGCCCTCTCCAGAAATAAACCAGTCACCCATCCCTAGTCATGCAATATACGAGATGCACCATCAGGTTCATCCAGCTCACCAGGCTCACCAACACCAACAGGTACAACAAGATCACCAGATGCATCCAATCAATCAAAATAAACCAATCCACCAATCTCAGTCTATTAAAGTGCACCAAAGACACCACTCACACCAGAATATTCAGACTCAACTATCTAGCTCTATGGATAGGCTTGATAGGATTGAAAGAAAGGAATGCTCGGATAGGCATATCTATGGCATGCAGCCCCAGCCCTTGCATCCAGATCAACAAGTACACCATGCTTATCAGATGCATCAGAGTCATCAGGCTCACCTCTCAAGCTCCATGGATAGACTTGACCGACTGGAGCAGATCCAGCATTTGGAACGCATGGAGCGTATGGAGCGAATTGAAAGACTGGAGAGGGTGGACAGACAAATGCACCAGGCACACATGGCTCAAGCAGTTTCTCAAGCTGTTCAACCATCTCAGCAACAGTACCACCACCAGATGCACCAAGCTCCTCTGCCATCCCGCCACATTCACCAGATTGAACATATACACCAGGTACAGCCAACCCAGTCAGCTCCTCAGTACCACCAGATCCACCAGCCCCACAAACCTCACCAGACCCAACAGATTCTGTCAACCTTCCAGCCTCATACTTCacaacagcaacaacagcagCTTCAGCAtatgcagcagcaacaacaacttcagcagcagcaacagcttAAGCAGCAGCAACATCTTCAACAGCAGCAACAGCTTCAGCAGCAGCAACATCTTCAACAGCAGCAACAGCTTCAGCAGCAGCAACATCTTCAACAGCAGCAACAGCTTCAGCAGCAGCAGAATCAGCAGCAGattcagcagcagcaacagcatcGCTCAACCCCACAGATTCCTCCCATTACACAGGCCAGACATAGCCCTCAACCCATGTACCATGaacatcatcaccaccatcacaGCCACCAGGAGGACCAGTCCCAAACGCAACCACCAAGTACACCCCAACCTCAAACTCCCCACCCCACTTATGAGTCCACTGTGGAgccacctcctcctccacctttACCCCCACCTTGCATGCCTCCTCCACTCCCAAAGGCCTCACCACAAAAAACAGACTCCAGTCATATGAGTGTAAAGCGGCTACGATGGGAACAAGTGGAAAATTCTGAGGGAACCATTTGGGGACAG TTGGAAGAAGATTCTGATTATGAAAAGCTGAGTGACATGGTGAAATACCTAGACTTGGAGCTTCATTTTGGGACCCAAAAGAGCCCTG TTTCTCTTCCTGAGCCCTCACCTCAAGTGGAGACTTTTAAGAAGAAAGATGTAGTGGAGATTCTCTCCCATAAGAAAGCCTACAATGCTT CCATCTTGATTGCCCATCTGAAGCTCTCACCAAGCGAGCTACGCCAGGTGCTGATGACGATGTCGAGTGAACGTTTAGACTCATCACATATTAAACAATTGCTCCTATATGCACCAGACGATGATGAGGTTAGAAAATACGAGCAGTACAGAGACGACCCAAGCAAACTCAGTGAGCCCGATCAGTTTGTTCTACAG ATGCTATCAGTGCCAGAGTATAAGACCCGTTTGAAAAGCCTGCATTTTAAGACTGCATTGCAAGAGAAAACAGAGGAGATGAGGGGGGCCTACGATTGTGTTTTTAAGGCTTCACTGGAgctcaaaaacagcaaaaaactgGCCAAGATTCTGGAG tttgtgCTGGCTATGGGGAATTATCTAAATAACGGCCAACCCAAGACCAATAAAACAACAGGATTTAAGATAAATTTTCTTACTGAA CTCAGTACCACCAAAACAGTGGATGGAAAGTCAACATTTCTGCATATCCTGGTGAAATCATTGTGCCAGCACTTTCCAGAGGTTCTGGACTTTAGGAAGGAGCTTGAGATGGTGCCACAAGCAGCCAAAG TGAATCAAAGGAACATCACTTCTGATTTTAATGACTTACATGCAACAATCCAGGACATTCGTTTAGCCTGCCAGAAGATGCCAGCCACCGCTGAGGATCGATTTGCCATTGTTATGAGT GGCTTTCTGGAAAACAGTCACCCAGCTGTGCAGTCTCTGGAGTCTCTGCAGCAGAGGGCAATGGAGGAGTTCTGCAAAGTCGCATCCTTCTTCGGTGAGGATGGAAAGGCCACCACCACAGAGAGCTTCTTCGGTATCTTTGCAGAGTTCATGGCTAAATTTGAG AGGGCTTTGAGTGATATCCAGACTACAGAAAACCCTCCACGCAGTCCCAGGAGCCCTCGCACGACCTCTCCTGTAGCCTGGTGA
- the LOC127953875 gene encoding delphilin isoform X2: MMRRFLKSQKSRFSLRQSRSGSRSASKDFYPNPNVLRDFPLNIELGLPANNQGWPEDFGFKLGGDGPSYILSVVEGSSAYMAGLQPGDQVLEIDGQDVSSLSTKALIALAQTLKTVPPSIGVVSRIEQMDIAPGPDGRFGFTIVGDSPLLVEDCMLNSPAGRSGLRAGDYVMEVNGIPVKQHETAAAMIKASQGRTLRLGVLRINRWQKRTSSSMKETYQSRDMVRQDRKHKALEFNKKVEEILGEEPEVKERLFDLLKQYANERDVEGLASTLPEILLTEEHQQLIDSIRIFIPKKHRQRFDEMVSQSLMSRLRGRSFSEHRNNRLRRSRSEDHPERLLSVSTRASSVPRTTNEEVVMPPARGVRKTTSLIAGHSSSFSTRRTVRVYKGNQSFGFTLRGHAPVWIDSVIPGSPAEKAGLKPGDRILFLNGLDMRSCSHEKVVSMLQGSGAMPSLVVEDSLPAFTMIEPEQVEVSPRSRAPVLSSLQWVAEILPPSIRVQGRTFSQQLEHLLTLQERYTICKALEAFFQHRNVDTLIVDVFPVLDTPAKQVIWQFVYQLLTYEEQEHCRNKISRFLGYKVTYPEPPAHEPHRRSSSMKVTGTTYRSSVRGRSSDDLVIGTHLGMGICTEPVEVAPMRLTPGERQSGDGTSLPETPNNLTNLSAVYAELENVYAGKRSKSLKSRPPPAPETLVNLDVFQHASSKSVRTYSSSPSVRATSGSRKSASAQPVPPPPPPPPQPDSWMQEPPLSPQFPCYPPGLTSQTSAESNPYINLDSPPLSPPSPPDYPPSPPIRKKRYTFSRPPRTPDTDLFMEALSEQLGQQLSVDDFLSPENDYEEDIVQLTFQNEEEEVEVEEEEEEEEEEEGPYLPPELSSPSEVHSSSEDASSLTYSSSSEHIPPPPMTPPPPPPVQFNDPPTPARFTPDHAPRQLTFRRHPGPPPPPPPRANPPPKRQSIHKVLPTRDELMTQHQVLQEHHSLPVQPTASHPHQSQQQMHQSLPPMPSPEINQSPIPSHAIYEMHHQVHPAHQAHQHQQVQQDHQMHPINQNKPIHQSQSIKVHQRHHSHQNIQTQLSSSMDRLDRIERKECSDRHIYGMQPQPLHPDQQVHHAYQMHQSHQAHLSSSMDRLDRLEQIQHLERMERMERIERLERVDRQMHQAHMAQAVSQAVQPSQQQYHHQMHQAPLPSRHIHQIEHIHQVQPTQSAPQYHQIHQPHKPHQTQQILSTFQPHTSQQQQQQLQHMQQQQQLQQQQQLKQQQHLQQQQQLQQQQHLQQQQQLQQQQHLQQQQQLQQQQNQQQIQQQQQHRSTPQIPPITQARHSPQPMYHEHHHHHHSHQEDQSQTQPPSTPQPQTPHPTYESTVEPPPPPPLPPPCMPPPLPKASPQKTDSSHMSVKRLRWEQVENSEGTIWGQLEEDSDYEKLSDMVKYLDLELHFGTQKSPVSLPEPSPQVETFKKKDVVEILSHKKAYNASILIAHLKLSPSELRQVLMTMSSERLDSSHIKQLLLYAPDDDEVRKYEQYRDDPSKLSEPDQFVLQMLSVPEYKTRLKSLHFKTALQEKTEEMRGAYDCVFKASLELKNSKKLAKILEFVLAMGNYLNNGQPKTNKTTGFKINFLTELSTTKTVDGKSTFLHILVKSLCQHFPEVLDFRKELEMVPQAAKVNQRNITSDFNDLHATIQDIRLACQKMPATAEDRFAIVMSGFLENSHPAVQSLESLQQRAMEEFCKVASFFGEDGKATTTESFFGIFAEFMAKFERALSDIQTTENPPRSPRSPRTTSPVAW; the protein is encoded by the exons ATGATGAGAAGATTTCTGAAGAGCCAGAAGAGCCGTTTCTCCCTGCGCCAGAGCCGATCGGGATCCCGCAGTGCCTCCAAAGATTTCT ACCCGAACCCTAACGTGCTGAGAGATTTCCCACTGAATATTG AACTGGGTCTTCCAGCAAATAACCAGGGCTGGCCAGAGGACTTTGGCTTTAAGCTGGGTGGAGATGGTCCCAGTTACATCCTCTCTGTGGTGGAGGGCAGCAGCGCTTACATGGCCGGACTGCAGCCAGGTGACCAGGTTCTGGAGATCGACGGGCAGGACGTCTCGTCCCTCAGCACTAAAGCCCTCATCGCTCTGGCTCAGACCCTCAAGACTGTGCCGCCCAGCATTGGCGTTGTGTCTAGAATTGAACAG ATGGACATTGCCCCGGGGCCTGATGGGCGTTTTGGCTTTACTATAGTGGGAGACAGTCCTCTGCTGGTGGAGGACTGCATGCTGAACTCTCCAGCCGGCCGGAGTGGACTGCGAGCTGGTGACTATGTGATGGAGGTGAATGGGATCCCAGTGAAACAGCACGAGACGGCGGCGGCCATGATCAAGGCCTCTCAGGGACGTACGCTGCGTCTGGGTGTGCTGCGGATCAACCGCTGGCAAAAACGCACCAGCAGCAGCATGAAAGAGACGTATCAGAGCAGAGACATGGTGAGGCAGGACCGCAAACATAAAGCTCTGGAGTTCAACAAGAAG GTTGAGGAGATTTTAGGGGAGGAGCCTGAGGTGAAAGAGAGGCTGTTTGATTTGCTGAAACAGTATGCAAATGAGAGGGATGTCGAAGGTCTGGCATCTACACTTCCAGAAATACTGCTCACCGAGGAACATCAGCAACTGATTGACAGCATCAG GATCTTCATCCCTAAGAAGCACAGGCAACGTTTTGATGAGATGGTCTCCCAGAGTTTGATGAGTCGCTTGAGGGGCCGAAGTTTCAGCGAGCACAGGAATAATCGGCTACGGCGCAGCCGGAGTGAAGACCACCCCGAACGGCTGCTGTCTGTGTCCACTCGAGCCAGCTCTGTGCCCCGGACCACCAATGAGGAAGTGGTCATGCCTCCTGCCCGTGGTGTCCGTAAGACCACCTCGCTCATCGCAGGCCATTCCAGCTCCTTCTCTACCCGCAG GACAGTACGGGTGTACAAAGGGAACCAGAGTTTCGGGTTTACTCTGCGTGGCCATGCTCCAGTCTGGATCGATTCTGTAATACCAG GCAGCCCTGCTGAGAAGGCGGGTCTCAAACCTGGAGATCGCATCCTGTTTCTCAATGGGTTGGACATGAG GAGCTGTTCACATGAAAAGGTGGTGTCCATGCTGCAGGGGAGTGGGGCAATGCCCAGCCTGGTGGTTGAAGACAGCCTACCGGCCTTCACCATGATCGAACCTGAACAAGTGGAGGTTTCTCCACGCTCCCGTGCTCCTGTGCTTAGCTCCCTTCAGTGGGTCGCTGAGATCTTGCCTCCCAGTATCCGTGTACAGGGTCGCACCTTCAGCCAGCAGCTTGAGCACCTTCTAACACTCCAAGAGAGATACACCATCTGCAAGGCCCTGGAGGCCTTCTTCCAGCACAG AAATGTAGACACTTTGATTGTGGACGTCTTCCCTGTGTTGGATACCCCAGCAAAACAGGTGATTTGGCAGTTTGTTTACCAGCTGCTGACCTATGAGGAGCAGGAACACTGCCGAAACAAGATCTCACGATTCCTTGGCTATAAAGTTACAT ATCCTGAACCTCCAGCCCATGAGCCTCATAGGCGCAGCAGCTCCATGAAGGTGACAGGAACCACCTACAGGAGCAGTGTGAGGGGACGCAGCTCAGATGATCTGGTTATCGGCACTCACTTGGGAATGG GGATTTGCACTGAGCCAGTGGAGGTGGCACCTATGAGACTGACTCCTGGAGAGAGACAATCAGGGGATGGAACATCCCTACCAGAGACACCCAACAATCTGACTAAT CTGTCAGCTGTGTATGCTGAGCTGGAGAATGTCTATGCCGGGAAGAGATCCAAATCCCTGAAGAGTCGACCTCCTCCAGCTCCTGAAACTCTGGTTAACTTAGACGTCTTCCAGCATGCTTCCTCAAAGTCTGTCAGGACATACTCTTCCTCTCCATCTGTTCGGGCCACTTCAG GTAGCCGCAAATCTGCATCAGCACAGCCTGTACCTCcgcctccaccacctcctccacaGCCTGACTCTTGGATGCAGGAGCCTCCACTGAGTCCCCAGTTCCCCTGCTACCCTCCAGGTCTTACCTCTCAAACCAGTGCTGAGTCCAACCCATACATCAATTTAGACAGCCCACCTCTCTCTCCACCCTCTCCTCCGGACTACCCACCTAGTCCACCCATTCGGAAGAAGCGCTACACCTTCTCACGTCCACCTCGGACCCCTGACACAGATTTATTCATGGAGGCTCTTAGCGAGCAGTTGGGACAGCAGTTATCTGTGGATGACTTTCTGTCACCAGAGAATGACTATGAAGAG GATATTGTCCAGCTGACATTCcagaatgaggaagaggaggtagaggtagaagaggaagaggaggaggaggaggaagaagagggtCCATACTTGCCTCCTGAGCTAAGCAGTCCAAGTGAAGTACACAGTAGCAGTGAGGATGCCAGCTCTCTTACCTACTCCTCAAGCTCAGAGCACATTCCTCCACCCCCTATgactccccctccccctcccccagtCCAATTTAATGACCCCCCTACCCCTGCTCGATTCACCCCTGACCATGCACCCCGACAGCTGACCTTCCGTCGCCACCCTGGACCTCCCCCGCCGCCTCCACCAAGAGCTAACCCACCTCCAAAAAGACAATCCATTCACAAGGTGTTGCCCACACGTGATGAGCTGATGACGCAGCACCAAGTCCTTCAGGAGCACCACTCCCTTCCAGTTCAACCAACAGCCAGCCACCCTCACCAATCTCAGCAGCAAATGCATCAGTCTCTGCCCCCTATGCCCTCTCCAGAAATAAACCAGTCACCCATCCCTAGTCATGCAATATACGAGATGCACCATCAGGTTCATCCAGCTCACCAGGCTCACCAACACCAACAGGTACAACAAGATCACCAGATGCATCCAATCAATCAAAATAAACCAATCCACCAATCTCAGTCTATTAAAGTGCACCAAAGACACCACTCACACCAGAATATTCAGACTCAACTATCTAGCTCTATGGATAGGCTTGATAGGATTGAAAGAAAGGAATGCTCGGATAGGCATATCTATGGCATGCAGCCCCAGCCCTTGCATCCAGATCAACAAGTACACCATGCTTATCAGATGCATCAGAGTCATCAGGCTCACCTCTCAAGCTCCATGGATAGACTTGACCGACTGGAGCAGATCCAGCATTTGGAACGCATGGAGCGTATGGAGCGAATTGAAAGACTGGAGAGGGTGGACAGACAAATGCACCAGGCACACATGGCTCAAGCAGTTTCTCAAGCTGTTCAACCATCTCAGCAACAGTACCACCACCAGATGCACCAAGCTCCTCTGCCATCCCGCCACATTCACCAGATTGAACATATACACCAGGTACAGCCAACCCAGTCAGCTCCTCAGTACCACCAGATCCACCAGCCCCACAAACCTCACCAGACCCAACAGATTCTGTCAACCTTCCAGCCTCATACTTCacaacagcaacaacagcagCTTCAGCAtatgcagcagcaacaacaacttcagcagcagcaacagcttAAGCAGCAGCAACATCTTCAACAGCAGCAACAGCTTCAGCAGCAGCAACATCTTCAACAGCAGCAACAGCTTCAGCAGCAGCAACATCTTCAACAGCAGCAACAGCTTCAGCAGCAGCAGAATCAGCAGCAGattcagcagcagcaacagcatcGCTCAACCCCACAGATTCCTCCCATTACACAGGCCAGACATAGCCCTCAACCCATGTACCATGaacatcatcaccaccatcacaGCCACCAGGAGGACCAGTCCCAAACGCAACCACCAAGTACACCCCAACCTCAAACTCCCCACCCCACTTATGAGTCCACTGTGGAgccacctcctcctccacctttACCCCCACCTTGCATGCCTCCTCCACTCCCAAAGGCCTCACCACAAAAAACAGACTCCAGTCATATGAGTGTAAAGCGGCTACGATGGGAACAAGTGGAAAATTCTGAGGGAACCATTTGGGGACAG TTGGAAGAAGATTCTGATTATGAAAAGCTGAGTGACATGGTGAAATACCTAGACTTGGAGCTTCATTTTGGGACCCAAAAGAGCCCTG TTTCTCTTCCTGAGCCCTCACCTCAAGTGGAGACTTTTAAGAAGAAAGATGTAGTGGAGATTCTCTCCCATAAGAAAGCCTACAATGCTT CCATCTTGATTGCCCATCTGAAGCTCTCACCAAGCGAGCTACGCCAGGTGCTGATGACGATGTCGAGTGAACGTTTAGACTCATCACATATTAAACAATTGCTCCTATATGCACCAGACGATGATGAGGTTAGAAAATACGAGCAGTACAGAGACGACCCAAGCAAACTCAGTGAGCCCGATCAGTTTGTTCTACAG ATGCTATCAGTGCCAGAGTATAAGACCCGTTTGAAAAGCCTGCATTTTAAGACTGCATTGCAAGAGAAAACAGAGGAGATGAGGGGGGCCTACGATTGTGTTTTTAAGGCTTCACTGGAgctcaaaaacagcaaaaaactgGCCAAGATTCTGGAG tttgtgCTGGCTATGGGGAATTATCTAAATAACGGCCAACCCAAGACCAATAAAACAACAGGATTTAAGATAAATTTTCTTACTGAA CTCAGTACCACCAAAACAGTGGATGGAAAGTCAACATTTCTGCATATCCTGGTGAAATCATTGTGCCAGCACTTTCCAGAGGTTCTGGACTTTAGGAAGGAGCTTGAGATGGTGCCACAAGCAGCCAAAG TGAATCAAAGGAACATCACTTCTGATTTTAATGACTTACATGCAACAATCCAGGACATTCGTTTAGCCTGCCAGAAGATGCCAGCCACCGCTGAGGATCGATTTGCCATTGTTATGAGT GGCTTTCTGGAAAACAGTCACCCAGCTGTGCAGTCTCTGGAGTCTCTGCAGCAGAGGGCAATGGAGGAGTTCTGCAAAGTCGCATCCTTCTTCGGTGAGGATGGAAAGGCCACCACCACAGAGAGCTTCTTCGGTATCTTTGCAGAGTTCATGGCTAAATTTGAG AGGGCTTTGAGTGATATCCAGACTACAGAAAACCCTCCACGCAGTCCCAGGAGCCCTCGCACGACCTCTCCTGTAGCCTGGTGA